A region of Corynebacterium glucuronolyticum DSM 44120 DNA encodes the following proteins:
- a CDS encoding 3'(2'),5'-bisphosphate nucleotidase CysQ produces MTAHLDDATLTHRLAVGTSEILKGIRGVGLLQALNLGDAGDDLAQNWIARVLAQHRPDDGFLSEEAADNPARLNKNRVWIIDPLDGTKEFATGRQDWAVHIALVENHKPIYAAVGLPDIGVTFFSDEARAVLGPKSGKIIVSRNRAPKVASFVAERTGSEITEYGSAGAKAMRVLLGDADAYIHAGGQYEWDSAAPVGVAQAAGLHCSRLDGSELSYNNKDPYLPDVLICRPDMADEILALCAEYKEANGSY; encoded by the coding sequence ATGACTGCTCACTTGGACGACGCAACACTCACCCACCGCCTCGCCGTAGGCACCTCCGAAATCCTCAAAGGAATCCGCGGCGTGGGATTACTGCAAGCCCTCAACCTCGGCGATGCCGGCGACGACCTGGCCCAAAACTGGATCGCCCGCGTCCTCGCGCAGCACCGCCCCGACGACGGCTTCCTCTCCGAAGAGGCAGCCGACAACCCTGCCCGCCTGAACAAGAACCGCGTCTGGATCATCGACCCCCTCGATGGCACGAAGGAATTCGCCACCGGCCGCCAAGACTGGGCCGTCCACATCGCGCTCGTAGAAAACCACAAGCCCATCTATGCCGCCGTCGGCCTGCCTGACATCGGAGTCACCTTCTTCTCCGACGAAGCCCGCGCCGTCCTCGGCCCCAAGTCCGGCAAGATCATTGTCTCCCGCAACCGCGCCCCCAAGGTAGCTTCCTTTGTCGCCGAGCGCACCGGCTCAGAAATTACCGAATATGGCTCCGCCGGTGCCAAGGCCATGCGCGTGCTGCTCGGTGACGCCGATGCCTACATCCACGCCGGTGGCCAGTACGAATGGGACTCCGCCGCACCTGTCGGTGTCGCCCAGGCTGCAGGGCTCCACTGCTCCCGCCTCGACGGCTCCGAGCTGTCCTACAACAACAAGGACCCCTACCTCCCCGATGTCCTTATCTGTCGCCCTGACATGGCAGACGAGATCCTCGCCCTATGCGCCGAGTACAAGGAAGCAAACGGCAGCTACTAA
- a CDS encoding ABC transporter ATP-binding protein translates to MTTAQATGVTFTYRGADHPSINDATITITPGTVTLLCGASGSGKTTALRLFNGLIPHFHDGDLTGSVTVDDIDVARVDLSELAHHCSTVFQNPRTQFYTTHVRQELAFGPENLGRDPQEICARIDEVAAELGIADLLESRVTQLSGGQMQRVACAVAMCNNTSLIVFDEPTANLSADVIDQLATLIARLKADGHTIIIAEHRLSFLSGIADRVYCFDKGNIALTATGEEFYVMPDEERKQLGLRSLVTVPMPQLPEPAGDGLEIDNLTFAYRHGNTVLNIGHLLFPAGKITALLGPCGSGKSTLARIICGLEKAKGASITLNGQKFTSRDAYLVMQDPTRQLFSDTVIDEVTLGATRVEKQHIDAHAILKELDLTDHESDHPQALSGGQRQRLVIVTALAANKKVYIFDEPTSGVGYKHLVAISQVMRKLADTGAVVIVITHDAELVTEAADHSVRLDQINAC, encoded by the coding sequence ATGACAACAGCCCAAGCAACTGGGGTCACCTTCACCTATCGGGGAGCAGACCACCCCTCAATCAATGACGCAACCATCACCATCACACCTGGAACCGTCACCTTGCTGTGTGGCGCGTCAGGGTCGGGGAAAACCACCGCGCTACGGCTGTTTAACGGGCTCATCCCGCACTTCCACGACGGCGACCTCACCGGAAGCGTCACAGTCGACGACATTGACGTGGCACGAGTAGATCTATCAGAGCTTGCCCACCACTGTTCGACAGTGTTTCAAAACCCGCGCACCCAGTTCTACACCACCCACGTGCGCCAAGAACTCGCCTTCGGCCCAGAAAACCTCGGCCGCGACCCTCAAGAGATTTGTGCCCGCATTGACGAGGTTGCAGCCGAGTTAGGTATCGCCGACCTGTTGGAATCCCGCGTCACACAACTGTCGGGTGGGCAGATGCAACGCGTGGCCTGCGCCGTCGCCATGTGCAACAACACGTCGCTGATCGTGTTCGACGAACCGACCGCGAACTTGTCCGCTGACGTTATCGACCAACTCGCCACACTCATCGCCAGGCTCAAAGCAGACGGACACACCATCATCATTGCTGAACACCGGCTAAGTTTCCTTTCCGGGATTGCTGACCGTGTCTACTGCTTCGACAAAGGCAACATCGCCCTCACCGCAACCGGCGAGGAGTTTTATGTCATGCCAGATGAGGAGCGTAAACAGCTTGGGCTGCGATCCCTAGTGACTGTGCCTATGCCACAACTTCCGGAACCGGCAGGAGATGGGCTTGAGATTGACAACCTCACCTTCGCCTACCGCCACGGAAACACGGTTCTCAACATCGGCCATCTGCTCTTCCCGGCAGGGAAAATCACCGCACTGTTAGGCCCGTGCGGGTCAGGCAAATCAACACTGGCACGCATCATCTGCGGACTCGAAAAAGCCAAAGGTGCATCCATCACACTCAATGGGCAAAAATTCACCAGCCGGGACGCATACCTTGTCATGCAAGACCCCACCCGGCAGCTATTCTCAGACACAGTCATTGACGAAGTTACGCTCGGGGCAACCAGAGTCGAAAAACAACACATCGACGCCCACGCGATCCTTAAAGAACTCGACCTCACCGACCACGAGTCCGATCATCCGCAAGCACTGTCTGGTGGGCAACGCCAACGCCTTGTCATCGTCACAGCACTTGCTGCGAACAAGAAGGTCTACATCTTCGACGAGCCGACATCAGGTGTGGGCTACAAGCACCTCGTCGCGATCTCACAAGTGATGCGCAAACTCGCTGATACCGGTGCCGTCGTCATCGTCATCACCCACGACGCTGAACTCGTTACCGAAGCCGCCGACCATAGCGTCCGCCTCGACCAAATCAACGCCTGCTAA
- a CDS encoding energy-coupling factor transporter transmembrane component T family protein, translating into MSKLPDPRTIIVALVIVSTTIYSAYSPWFVCALGGFAAVMLASATINPNTLVRPSWVAVYLATFAALGTLVFVIPLVWKSTASAFLVLFLQWMWRFSVSAGMGAYAIGVIRPATLQKALASSRIPTCFTIPISVALRVLPVIGHEVKAISDAMKLRGMSALSLRSAQYFTIPLLSTVVRSGDELASAALVRGLGGTAKPTSVTVVKFRVIDAVILLIVISFAIWRITL; encoded by the coding sequence CCGCGCACGATTATCGTAGCGCTCGTCATCGTCTCCACCACGATCTACAGTGCCTACTCGCCGTGGTTCGTGTGTGCTCTGGGCGGATTCGCCGCCGTGATGCTGGCGAGCGCTACGATCAACCCCAACACGCTCGTGCGCCCGAGCTGGGTGGCCGTCTATCTGGCCACGTTTGCGGCTCTCGGCACACTCGTCTTCGTGATACCACTGGTGTGGAAGTCAACGGCCAGCGCGTTCCTCGTGCTGTTTTTACAGTGGATGTGGCGATTCAGTGTCAGCGCAGGAATGGGAGCCTACGCGATCGGCGTGATCCGACCTGCCACCTTGCAAAAAGCACTCGCCAGCTCACGAATCCCGACCTGTTTCACGATCCCGATCTCAGTCGCGTTACGGGTGCTGCCCGTGATCGGCCACGAAGTTAAAGCGATCTCAGATGCCATGAAACTACGCGGCATGTCCGCGCTTTCCCTGCGTTCGGCCCAGTACTTCACAATCCCGCTGCTATCGACCGTGGTACGCAGCGGAGACGAACTGGCATCGGCCGCCCTTGTACGCGGACTGGGCGGAACCGCAAAGCCCACCTCAGTCACGGTCGTGAAATTCCGTGTGATCGACGCGGTCATTCTGCTCATCGTTATCAGCTTCGCGATATGGAGAATCACCCTATGA
- a CDS encoding mycoredoxin, producing MSTQHATIYMTDWCPYCAKLLKALDRTETPYTTINVEEDDKAAVFVESVNDGNRVVPTVHYSDGTTETNPPASAVRAKLKELEGEQ from the coding sequence ATGAGTACCCAACACGCCACTATTTACATGACGGACTGGTGCCCCTACTGCGCCAAGCTCCTCAAAGCACTGGATCGAACCGAAACCCCATACACCACCATCAACGTGGAAGAAGACGACAAGGCAGCCGTGTTTGTGGAATCCGTCAACGACGGAAACCGAGTTGTCCCCACCGTCCACTACTCCGACGGAACAACAGAAACCAACCCGCCGGCAAGTGCTGTGCGAGCCAAACTCAAGGAACTTGAGGGCGAACAATAA
- a CDS encoding thymidylate synthase has product MTIPTPYEDLLREILEEGAHKDDRTGTGTTSLFGKQMRFHLAEAFPLITTKKVHWKSVVGELLWFLRGDSNVAWLHENGVSIWDEWADENGELGPIYGVQWRSWPTPNGQHIDQIAGALELLKKDPDSRRNIVSAWNVSELDNMALPPCHLLFQLYVADGKLSCQLYQRSCDMFLGVPFNIASYSLLTHMFAQQAGLDVGDFVWTGGDCHIYDNHREQVREQLSREPRPYPRLDLTRAPSMFDYTFEHINLVGYDPHPTIKAPVAV; this is encoded by the coding sequence ATGACCATCCCGACACCGTACGAAGACCTCCTCCGCGAAATCCTGGAGGAGGGGGCGCACAAAGACGACCGCACTGGGACAGGCACAACCAGCCTGTTTGGCAAACAGATGCGGTTCCACCTCGCCGAGGCGTTCCCGCTCATCACCACGAAGAAGGTGCACTGGAAGTCCGTCGTCGGTGAACTTTTGTGGTTCCTGCGCGGCGATTCCAACGTCGCCTGGCTGCACGAAAACGGGGTATCCATCTGGGACGAATGGGCCGACGAAAACGGGGAACTCGGCCCCATCTACGGCGTGCAGTGGCGCAGCTGGCCCACCCCCAACGGCCAACACATCGACCAAATCGCCGGGGCCCTCGAACTGCTCAAAAAGGATCCGGATTCACGCCGCAACATCGTCTCTGCCTGGAACGTCAGCGAGCTGGACAACATGGCGCTCCCGCCCTGCCACCTCCTTTTCCAACTCTATGTCGCTGACGGCAAACTCAGCTGCCAGCTCTACCAGCGCTCGTGCGACATGTTCCTTGGCGTTCCCTTCAACATCGCCTCCTACTCCCTCCTCACCCACATGTTCGCCCAACAGGCCGGCCTAGACGTGGGCGACTTCGTCTGGACAGGTGGCGACTGCCACATCTACGACAACCACCGCGAACAGGTGCGTGAGCAGCTCAGTCGCGAACCACGCCCCTACCCCCGCCTCGACCTCACCCGCGCACCGAGCATGTTCGACTACACCTTCGAGCACATCAACCTCGTGGGCTACGATCCGCACCCCACGATCAAGGCGCCGGTGGCTGTCTAA
- a CDS encoding DEAD/DEAH box helicase, whose translation MADSVLSRFRPQVSTWFTDVFAAPTAVQEEAWREISDGNNALVVAPTGSGKTLAAFLWAINALVVPSGQLLLDATGERSVPKKDKGAGVRVLYISPLKALGVDVEANLHAPLLGIARTAQRLGEPAPQITVGLRSGDTPQSERSRQVRNPPDILITTPESLYLMLTSKAKDILTSVDTVIVDEIHALAGTKRGVHLALSLERLAELAPQHVKRIGLSATVRPLERVASFLGGKEPVSIVAPGAEKRWQLDVHVPVDDMSDLPTPEVGSTIGASLVDDPLDLTTPVEEGESPFTRGPVPHSPAGEPAPTPLISVVDDAAIDQDAAIDQDATIDQDATKSHPFAEDSALPTSNSIWPFIEQDLYAEVMSHDSTLVFVNSRRTAERVTSRLNELYTQEHDPEALNARGRRDPAQLMKHTDIVGTAAPVIARAHHGSVSKDERAATENMLKSGELKAVVSTSSLELGIDMGAVDLVIQVESPPSVASGLQRVGRAGHAVGAVSQGSFYPKHRADLLQTAVTVERMRAGLIEELTVPQNALDVLLQQTVAHVSQNDISADDWFDVVRRAYPYTSLDREVFDSVIDLASGAYPSTDFADLKPRMVYDRVSGMLSARPGAQRVAVISGGTIPDRGMFGVFLVGGGEGSAPRRVGELDEEMVYESRVGDVFTLGATSWRIEEITRDQVLVTPAPGHTGRLPFWSGGQEGRPAELGRAVGEFRREAVSDRARVEGLGLDARAEDNLLAFLHEQQEATGVVPDEKTLVLERFRDELGDWRIVLHSPYGRGVNAAWALAVGARVADLTGMDAQAVAGDDGIVLRLPEGDEEPSSELFLFDADEIEQIVTERVGNSALFASRFRECAARALLLPRRNPGKRAPLWQQRQRAEQLLDVARKYPSFPIILETVRECMQDVYDIAALKQLHKDLGLRTVRIAEVTTDQPSPFASSLLFNYTGGFMYEGDTPLAEKRAAALALDPSLLAKLLGTVELRELLGQEIIAQVHDELQRTAEGRRARTPDEFTDTLRLVGPIPVDNVPAYVEFGDGRDAEQILQLIRQTVGGRVMEIRFGGREHIALSQDAALIRDGLGVPIPAGVTAKRDEVPDALEQLVSRFARSRGPFTVRDVASAFGVGVSVVHGVVRTLVHEKKVVEGHFREGIEDLEYCATEVLRKIRTRSLAAARAEAEPVSHSAYARFLPPWQQVAEVGKTPVLRGEDGVYAVIEQLAGVRLPASAWESLVFPSRVGYYEPAFLDSLTADGEVMIVGAGAAGAQDPWIMLLPTEYASQLLPDAVEEPSLSAVQESVLAVLSRGGGFFFPQLLSEVTGSELGLGLSHTVSAEELREAMWGLVELGRVSPDTFEPVRARLNGSARAGSTAHKAKRRPRRSRLRMGRTSFAQANQPTTPPDMQGRWSLTPPAETDPTNRSVAHGEAWLDRYGVVTRGSVVTENVLGGFALAYKVLSGFEESGKAMRGYVVEGLGAAQFSTPAVIDRIRSHADSPDIAGWPSGTTEPLTYVVAAADPANPYGAALPWPEGAHVTRAAGALVVLVDGLLIAHLTRGGRVLTTFFDGLPEPPETLVARLVEALESVSSTRFIVEKIDGDTALTSSLVEAFRIAGAGITPKGIRIGGRVGTARRAPDRDETDDAPLVRTRRRGGYPRARR comes from the coding sequence ATGGCAGATTCCGTTCTCTCACGTTTTCGCCCGCAGGTTTCCACGTGGTTCACCGACGTTTTCGCAGCGCCGACGGCCGTCCAGGAGGAAGCGTGGCGGGAGATTTCGGACGGAAATAATGCCCTCGTTGTGGCCCCTACCGGTTCGGGTAAGACGTTGGCGGCCTTTTTGTGGGCGATCAACGCGCTTGTGGTGCCTTCGGGGCAGTTGCTTTTGGATGCCACGGGTGAGCGCTCGGTGCCGAAAAAGGACAAGGGCGCGGGCGTGCGTGTGTTGTACATTTCACCACTGAAGGCGTTGGGCGTGGATGTGGAGGCGAATCTGCATGCGCCACTGCTCGGCATCGCCCGTACGGCGCAGCGTTTGGGGGAGCCTGCGCCGCAGATCACGGTGGGTTTGCGCAGTGGAGATACGCCACAGTCGGAGCGTTCGCGGCAGGTGCGCAATCCTCCGGACATTCTCATTACGACGCCGGAGTCGCTGTATCTCATGTTGACGAGTAAGGCGAAGGATATTTTGACCAGTGTGGATACGGTCATTGTGGATGAGATTCACGCGTTGGCTGGGACGAAGCGTGGGGTTCACCTGGCGTTGTCGCTGGAACGGTTGGCGGAGCTTGCTCCGCAGCATGTGAAGCGCATTGGTCTGTCTGCGACGGTGCGTCCGCTGGAGCGGGTGGCAAGCTTCCTCGGTGGTAAGGAGCCGGTGTCGATTGTGGCCCCGGGGGCCGAGAAGCGGTGGCAGTTGGATGTTCACGTCCCGGTTGATGATATGAGCGATCTGCCGACGCCTGAGGTCGGCTCTACTATCGGTGCGTCGCTTGTCGACGATCCCCTCGATCTCACCACCCCGGTGGAGGAGGGGGAGTCCCCGTTTACTCGTGGTCCGGTTCCGCACAGCCCGGCGGGCGAGCCCGCCCCTACGCCCCTCATCTCCGTCGTTGACGATGCGGCGATTGATCAGGATGCGGCGATTGACCAGGATGCGACGATTGACCAGGATGCGACGAAGTCGCATCCTTTCGCGGAGGACTCGGCGCTGCCCACGTCGAACTCTATCTGGCCGTTCATTGAGCAGGACCTCTACGCCGAAGTGATGTCCCATGACTCCACGCTCGTCTTTGTGAACTCGCGGCGAACGGCCGAGAGGGTGACCTCGCGGCTCAACGAGCTCTACACACAGGAGCACGACCCGGAGGCGCTCAACGCCCGTGGGCGACGTGACCCCGCCCAGCTTATGAAGCACACGGACATCGTGGGAACTGCAGCACCGGTCATTGCCCGCGCGCACCACGGCTCGGTGAGCAAAGACGAGCGCGCAGCAACAGAGAACATGCTCAAGTCCGGCGAATTGAAGGCGGTTGTTTCAACCAGCTCGCTAGAGCTCGGCATCGACATGGGTGCGGTCGACCTTGTGATCCAGGTGGAATCCCCACCATCGGTGGCCTCCGGTCTGCAGCGCGTCGGCCGCGCAGGCCACGCCGTGGGAGCCGTCTCGCAGGGGTCCTTTTACCCCAAGCATCGCGCCGACCTCTTGCAAACCGCTGTCACCGTGGAGCGCATGCGCGCTGGGCTCATTGAAGAGCTCACCGTGCCGCAAAATGCGCTGGACGTACTCCTGCAGCAGACGGTTGCCCACGTATCACAGAATGACATTTCCGCCGACGACTGGTTTGATGTCGTCCGTCGGGCCTACCCGTACACAAGCCTTGACCGGGAGGTGTTCGACTCTGTCATTGATCTCGCCAGCGGTGCCTACCCGTCGACGGACTTCGCGGACCTCAAACCGCGGATGGTTTACGACAGGGTAAGTGGCATGCTGAGTGCCCGCCCCGGCGCGCAGCGCGTTGCTGTCATCAGTGGTGGCACGATCCCCGACCGGGGCATGTTTGGCGTGTTCCTTGTTGGTGGTGGCGAGGGATCAGCGCCTCGCCGCGTGGGCGAATTAGACGAGGAAATGGTCTACGAGTCCCGAGTAGGGGACGTGTTTACCCTTGGGGCGACGAGTTGGCGGATTGAGGAGATCACCCGCGACCAGGTGCTTGTTACGCCCGCGCCGGGGCATACCGGGCGCCTGCCGTTTTGGTCTGGTGGGCAGGAAGGGCGGCCGGCGGAGCTCGGCCGGGCGGTGGGGGAGTTTCGTCGAGAAGCTGTCAGCGACCGCGCGCGGGTCGAAGGCCTGGGGCTGGACGCGCGGGCAGAGGATAATCTGTTGGCGTTCCTGCATGAGCAGCAGGAAGCCACCGGTGTCGTCCCCGATGAGAAAACACTCGTGCTTGAGCGTTTCCGCGACGAGCTTGGCGATTGGCGCATCGTGCTGCACTCGCCGTACGGGCGTGGTGTCAACGCGGCGTGGGCGCTGGCCGTCGGTGCCCGGGTGGCGGATCTGACGGGGATGGATGCACAAGCGGTGGCCGGCGACGACGGCATTGTTCTGCGTCTGCCCGAGGGCGATGAGGAGCCGAGCAGTGAGCTGTTTTTATTCGACGCCGACGAGATCGAGCAGATCGTTACGGAAAGGGTGGGCAACTCAGCGCTCTTTGCCTCCCGGTTTCGTGAGTGCGCCGCGCGTGCTCTTTTGCTGCCACGGCGCAACCCCGGCAAGCGGGCACCCCTGTGGCAGCAGCGGCAGCGCGCTGAGCAGCTGCTCGACGTTGCCCGGAAGTACCCGAGCTTCCCCATCATCTTGGAGACAGTCCGCGAGTGCATGCAGGACGTGTACGACATTGCTGCACTGAAACAGCTACATAAGGATCTCGGGCTGCGTACGGTGCGCATTGCCGAGGTGACAACAGATCAGCCGAGTCCATTCGCCTCATCGCTGTTGTTCAACTACACCGGCGGGTTCATGTACGAGGGGGATACGCCCCTGGCCGAGAAGCGGGCGGCTGCCCTCGCCTTGGATCCGTCGCTTTTGGCCAAGCTCCTCGGCACCGTCGAGCTTCGTGAGCTACTCGGCCAGGAGATTATCGCGCAGGTGCACGACGAGCTGCAGCGGACAGCAGAGGGAAGGCGGGCGCGCACTCCGGACGAATTCACGGACACACTGCGCCTCGTTGGCCCCATCCCCGTGGACAATGTGCCAGCCTATGTAGAGTTCGGGGACGGTCGGGATGCCGAGCAGATTCTGCAGCTTATCCGCCAGACGGTGGGTGGGCGCGTGATGGAAATTCGGTTCGGGGGCCGGGAACATATCGCGCTGTCACAGGATGCGGCGCTGATCCGGGACGGCCTGGGCGTGCCGATCCCCGCCGGGGTGACCGCCAAACGGGACGAGGTGCCCGACGCGCTTGAGCAGCTTGTCAGCCGGTTCGCCCGGTCGCGTGGGCCGTTTACCGTGCGGGACGTCGCCTCCGCCTTCGGAGTGGGTGTCTCTGTGGTGCACGGTGTGGTGCGGACTCTCGTCCATGAGAAGAAAGTGGTCGAGGGGCACTTCCGTGAGGGGATCGAGGACCTTGAATACTGCGCGACGGAGGTTCTCCGAAAGATCCGTACGCGCAGCCTCGCCGCAGCGCGGGCGGAGGCGGAGCCGGTGAGCCACTCGGCATATGCCCGTTTCCTGCCACCGTGGCAGCAGGTTGCCGAGGTGGGGAAGACCCCCGTGCTGCGCGGGGAAGACGGTGTTTACGCCGTCATCGAGCAACTGGCAGGGGTACGCCTCCCGGCTTCCGCGTGGGAATCCCTCGTCTTCCCGTCACGTGTGGGCTACTATGAACCGGCCTTTTTGGATTCGTTGACCGCAGATGGTGAGGTGATGATTGTGGGTGCCGGTGCCGCTGGGGCGCAGGATCCGTGGATCATGCTCCTCCCGACGGAGTACGCCTCGCAGCTGCTGCCGGATGCTGTGGAGGAGCCGAGTCTGTCTGCCGTGCAAGAATCCGTGCTTGCTGTCTTGTCTCGGGGTGGCGGTTTCTTCTTCCCGCAGCTTCTATCGGAGGTCACCGGTTCGGAGTTGGGTCTGGGGTTGTCTCACACGGTGTCTGCCGAGGAGCTGCGCGAGGCGATGTGGGGGCTTGTGGAGCTGGGGCGCGTTTCCCCCGACACGTTCGAGCCTGTGCGCGCCCGCCTCAACGGGTCGGCTCGCGCCGGGAGTACCGCCCACAAGGCGAAGCGGCGGCCACGGCGCTCCCGGTTACGGATGGGGCGGACGAGCTTTGCCCAGGCTAATCAGCCGACTACGCCGCCTGATATGCAGGGGCGGTGGTCGCTGACCCCACCGGCGGAGACCGACCCCACCAACCGGTCCGTCGCCCATGGCGAGGCGTGGCTGGATAGGTACGGTGTTGTCACCCGCGGCAGTGTGGTGACGGAGAATGTCCTCGGTGGCTTCGCCCTCGCCTATAAGGTGCTCAGTGGGTTCGAGGAGTCCGGTAAGGCGATGCGCGGCTATGTGGTCGAGGGCTTGGGTGCGGCACAGTTTTCTACGCCCGCCGTCATCGACCGCATCCGCAGTCACGCTGATTCCCCCGATATCGCCGGCTGGCCTTCAG
- the cobF gene encoding precorrin-6A synthase (deacetylating) — protein sequence MTNHKILVIGIGAGNPEHLTVEAINAMKSADAVMAMDKGDAKADLLGLRTYLLEKYAPGTPLITVEDPERDRNPVDYKAEVERWHQARAERLAAAMPDGTIAFLVWGDPNLYDSTLRILERMGEKDIHVIPGITSIQALTAAFGLVLNKIGGPITITTGRQLEAASSPPDNTVVMLDGHSAWQANVGENTYIWWGAYLGTENEVLRHGYVTDIGDELAELKANLRMEHGWIMDIYLLRERA from the coding sequence ATGACTAACCACAAAATACTTGTCATCGGCATCGGGGCCGGTAATCCCGAACACCTCACCGTTGAGGCTATCAATGCCATGAAATCCGCCGACGCGGTGATGGCAATGGATAAGGGCGATGCTAAAGCTGACCTCCTTGGCCTGCGGACGTACCTGCTAGAGAAGTATGCCCCGGGCACACCTCTGATAACCGTCGAGGACCCGGAACGCGACCGCAATCCGGTGGACTACAAGGCGGAAGTGGAGCGGTGGCACCAGGCGCGGGCAGAAAGGCTCGCGGCGGCGATGCCGGACGGAACAATTGCGTTCCTCGTCTGGGGTGACCCGAACCTGTACGATTCCACGCTGCGGATCCTCGAGCGGATGGGTGAGAAAGATATCCACGTCATCCCCGGAATCACGTCGATTCAAGCGTTGACCGCCGCTTTCGGGCTCGTCCTGAACAAGATTGGTGGGCCGATCACCATCACGACCGGCCGGCAGTTGGAGGCGGCCTCGTCCCCGCCCGACAACACAGTCGTCATGCTTGACGGCCATAGTGCCTGGCAGGCCAATGTTGGCGAGAACACCTACATCTGGTGGGGCGCCTACTTAGGCACCGAAAATGAGGTCCTTCGGCACGGTTACGTCACAGACATTGGCGATGAGCTCGCCGAGCTGAAGGCCAACTTGCGCATGGAGCACGGGTGGATCATGGATATCTACCTGCTCCGCGAGAGAGCATAA
- a CDS encoding dihydrofolate reductase, with product MKAIWAQSRDGIIGDGSTMPWHLPEDLHHFKNTTMGEDILMGRKTWESIGSKALPGRTNLVLSTREPGDWSAGATVVSSVPADFDGWLIGGGSLYQSLYPRLSRIAVTLVDVLLDGLLATPVTVPSVTSDPAFSHTVDGIWQTSAKGSFAHTDGPVHYAFHEYTRKA from the coding sequence ATGAAGGCAATCTGGGCACAATCACGCGACGGGATCATCGGCGACGGCTCCACAATGCCGTGGCACCTGCCCGAGGATCTCCACCACTTCAAGAACACCACCATGGGTGAGGACATCCTCATGGGGCGCAAAACGTGGGAATCCATCGGCTCCAAGGCCCTCCCCGGCAGGACGAACCTCGTCCTGTCCACCCGCGAGCCGGGCGACTGGTCCGCCGGTGCCACCGTTGTCTCCTCTGTTCCGGCCGACTTCGACGGCTGGCTAATCGGCGGAGGCTCGCTCTACCAGTCCTTATACCCCCGGCTTTCCCGCATCGCCGTGACGCTTGTCGACGTCCTCCTCGACGGTCTCCTTGCAACCCCCGTCACCGTCCCCTCCGTCACATCGGATCCGGCGTTTTCGCACACGGTCGACGGCATCTGGCAGACCTCTGCCAAGGGGTCCTTCGCGCATACTGACGGCCCCGTGCACTACGCGTTCCACGAGTACACTCGTAAGGCATGA